From the genome of Neodiprion pinetum isolate iyNeoPine1 chromosome 3, iyNeoPine1.2, whole genome shotgun sequence, one region includes:
- the LOC138190731 gene encoding uncharacterized protein isoform X2, protein MNRRKTLHKHNIGVNCDTGNQVNNDPNNVVNNSGREPMDISSAEVILKSDQECQVDFVSSAGIEQIKAFTCNRYIYMTNYCVAEVQTEIPEIATLKTIVNRKKMKDEEVQCGTSLTDRVDKSVGFNEAVVEQNRKQRSFCGFPSIKTDEDLLDIAGVNFQNFNFLLSKTENPSERSTITREQRLLIFLVKIKTGLTFSAIAIFFGLHRSTISKIFFSTLQYLNSSTANLVFWPSRAAVQKTMPECFKPQYSNTRVIIDCTEFKIDVPSSVDDRIYCYFHYKKGFTAKVLIGITSSGFICFKSKVAGGRKGD, encoded by the coding sequence ATGAACCGAAGAAAGACTCTTCACAAGCATAACATCGGAGTGAATTGTGATACTGGAAATCAAGTTAATAACGACCCCAACAATGTTGTCAATAATAGTGGACGTGAACCTATGGATATAAGCAGTGccgaagtaattttaaaaagtgatCAAGAGTGTCAAGTAGATTTTGTAAGTTCTGCTGGTATCGAACAAATAAAAGCTTTCACTTGTAACAGATATATTTACATGACTAACTACTGCGTTGCTGAAGTTCAAACTGAAATACCGGAAATTGCCACTCTCAAAACTATTgtgaataggaaaaaaatgaaagatgaaGAGGTACAATGCGGCACATCGTTAACAGATAGAGTAGATAAGTCGGTTGGTTTTAACGAGGCTGTAGTTGAACAAAATAGGAAACAGCGTAGTTTCTGTGGTTTTCCATCTATTAAGACCGATGAAGATTTATTAGATATTGCTGGAGTGAACTTCCagaactttaattttttattatctaaaACTGAAAACCCATCGGAAAGATCTACAATAACAAGAGAACAGaggcttttaatttttttagtgaaaataaaaactggaCTGACATTTTCAGCCATAGCAATTTTCTTTGGTTTACATCGGTCAACTATTTCCAAGatattcttttcaactttacaatatttgaattcgTCAACTGCAAATTTAGTGTTTTGGCCAAGTAGAGCTGCCGTACAGAAAACTATGCCGGAATGTTTTAAACCTCAGTACTCTAATACTCGGGTTATCATAGACTGCACTGAATTCAAGATAGATGTTCCGTCAAGTGTTGACGACCGTATTTACTGTTACTTTCATTATAAGAAAGGTTTTACAGCAAAAGTACTGATTGGAATCACATCATCTGGGTTCATCTGTTTCAAATCGAAAGTTGCTGGCGGTAGAAAAGGTGATTAA
- the LOC138190731 gene encoding uncharacterized protein isoform X1 yields MYNRLMNRRKTLHKHNIGVNCDTGNQVNNDPNNVVNNSGREPMDISSAEVILKSDQECQVDFVSSAGIEQIKAFTCNRYIYMTNYCVAEVQTEIPEIATLKTIVNRKKMKDEEVQCGTSLTDRVDKSVGFNEAVVEQNRKQRSFCGFPSIKTDEDLLDIAGVNFQNFNFLLSKTENPSERSTITREQRLLIFLVKIKTGLTFSAIAIFFGLHRSTISKIFFSTLQYLNSSTANLVFWPSRAAVQKTMPECFKPQYSNTRVIIDCTEFKIDVPSSVDDRIYCYFHYKKGFTAKVLIGITSSGFICFKSKVAGGRKGD; encoded by the coding sequence GTACAATCGACTCATGAACCGAAGAAAGACTCTTCACAAGCATAACATCGGAGTGAATTGTGATACTGGAAATCAAGTTAATAACGACCCCAACAATGTTGTCAATAATAGTGGACGTGAACCTATGGATATAAGCAGTGccgaagtaattttaaaaagtgatCAAGAGTGTCAAGTAGATTTTGTAAGTTCTGCTGGTATCGAACAAATAAAAGCTTTCACTTGTAACAGATATATTTACATGACTAACTACTGCGTTGCTGAAGTTCAAACTGAAATACCGGAAATTGCCACTCTCAAAACTATTgtgaataggaaaaaaatgaaagatgaaGAGGTACAATGCGGCACATCGTTAACAGATAGAGTAGATAAGTCGGTTGGTTTTAACGAGGCTGTAGTTGAACAAAATAGGAAACAGCGTAGTTTCTGTGGTTTTCCATCTATTAAGACCGATGAAGATTTATTAGATATTGCTGGAGTGAACTTCCagaactttaattttttattatctaaaACTGAAAACCCATCGGAAAGATCTACAATAACAAGAGAACAGaggcttttaatttttttagtgaaaataaaaactggaCTGACATTTTCAGCCATAGCAATTTTCTTTGGTTTACATCGGTCAACTATTTCCAAGatattcttttcaactttacaatatttgaattcgTCAACTGCAAATTTAGTGTTTTGGCCAAGTAGAGCTGCCGTACAGAAAACTATGCCGGAATGTTTTAAACCTCAGTACTCTAATACTCGGGTTATCATAGACTGCACTGAATTCAAGATAGATGTTCCGTCAAGTGTTGACGACCGTATTTACTGTTACTTTCATTATAAGAAAGGTTTTACAGCAAAAGTACTGATTGGAATCACATCATCTGGGTTCATCTGTTTCAAATCGAAAGTTGCTGGCGGTAGAAAAGGTGATTAA